One genomic region from Chthonomonas calidirosea T49 encodes:
- a CDS encoding tyrosine-type recombinase/integrase translates to MNDRSDSLDLPEKSDTDLLKTRQFIQDDIVGLLLADRRSENTRRAYAADLNDFFRFAFRVLPTPEGVRRFLSLTAAEMTALLFRYKAHLMERGLAEATVNRRLAAIKSLVRFARRLGLTDVVLEGRIVGERVRPYRDTTGVDGVTARELVSSIDTTTLVGKRDTVLMLLLLENALRRAEIVALRVGDYDAVSGTLSITGKGRGTQKECIRLSARLQEALRTYLEASGHGGSDSAPLLISLSNCRRGQALTADGVYKIVRTRAKACGIGKPVSPHRLRHTAITLALDLSKGDIRRVQRLSRHARLETLQVYDDNRQDLQGEISDMLSRYLSDEASSKSV, encoded by the coding sequence ATGAATGATCGTTCGGATTCCCTTGATCTACCAGAAAAGAGCGACACCGACCTCTTGAAGACCCGGCAGTTCATTCAAGATGACATCGTGGGCCTGCTGCTTGCTGACCGCAGAAGTGAAAATACGCGGCGCGCTTATGCAGCCGATCTCAACGATTTCTTTCGATTTGCCTTTCGAGTTCTTCCGACGCCAGAGGGCGTAAGGCGGTTTTTAAGCCTGACAGCAGCTGAAATGACTGCGCTGTTGTTCCGTTATAAAGCCCACCTCATGGAGCGAGGGCTGGCAGAGGCGACCGTAAATCGGAGATTAGCGGCGATAAAAAGCCTCGTCCGCTTTGCAAGACGCTTAGGCCTTACCGATGTAGTTTTAGAGGGACGCATTGTTGGGGAGCGAGTGAGACCTTATCGTGACACCACAGGGGTTGATGGTGTAACGGCTCGTGAACTAGTAAGTTCCATAGATACGACAACCCTTGTCGGGAAGCGCGATACCGTATTAATGTTGCTCCTTCTAGAGAATGCGTTGCGTCGCGCCGAAATTGTGGCTTTGCGTGTTGGAGACTATGATGCGGTCTCGGGGACGCTTTCAATAACAGGTAAAGGACGGGGGACACAAAAAGAGTGCATCCGCCTCTCTGCCCGATTGCAAGAGGCATTGCGGACTTATCTAGAAGCTAGTGGACATGGGGGTAGCGATTCTGCACCTCTATTGATCAGCCTCAGTAACTGTCGCCGGGGGCAGGCTCTTACGGCAGATGGTGTTTACAAGATTGTGCGCACGCGTGCGAAAGCATGCGGTATTGGCAAGCCCGTCAGTCCTCACCGTTTACGACACACCGCTATCACTTTGGCTCTCGATCTTTCCAAAGGCGATATTCGCCGGGTTCAGCGTCTTTCACGACACGCACGTTTAGAGACGCTTCAAGTATATGACGATAACCGTCAGGACTTACAGGGTGAGATAAGCGACATGCTCTCCAGATATCTGTCTGATGAGGCCTCATCGAAGTCTGTATAA
- a CDS encoding helix-turn-helix domain-containing protein: MDTTEQHIENTVRGVTISEAARRLGVSERTIYRYVKNGRLKTDNTSGKIRVLLQNIISDEEGLSKEVRQLSERFRQYDERFNRVIALLDGLRHEQGRLQHEIDRIYLLLKDALQSNERLQQALVDLLKAKEENKLDRANARNGDGHSFPALLGRILKRKGDSE, from the coding sequence ATGGATACGACTGAGCAACACATAGAGAACACCGTTCGTGGGGTAACCATTTCTGAGGCAGCTCGTCGGCTAGGTGTATCAGAACGAACGATCTATCGGTATGTCAAAAATGGCAGACTAAAGACAGACAACACATCGGGTAAAATTCGAGTATTACTCCAGAATATAATCTCGGATGAAGAGGGTTTGTCTAAAGAAGTCAGACAATTATCTGAAAGATTCAGACAATACGACGAACGATTTAATCGCGTTATTGCCTTGCTGGATGGGCTGCGTCATGAGCAGGGGCGTCTACAACACGAAATAGATAGAATTTACCTACTGCTTAAGGATGCCCTCCAGTCTAATGAGAGACTTCAGCAAGCTCTCGTGGACTTGCTGAAAGCAAAGGAGGAGAACAAACTTGATCGGGCAAACGCCCGCAATGGAGACGGTCACAGCTTTCCGGCGTTACTAGGGCGAATTCTAAAACGTAAGGGTGACAGTGAGTAA
- a CDS encoding carbohydrate ABC transporter permease yields the protein MSRFPPVWIPTQQDHVRLHGVDYPVYWTEYRGNKLLVAALGDVTHGMRPVEVISKGIYRGQRLWISGAAMHEVRHFAPKWQNYVDALRFLPPETHYGLVFLINTVEITVLSILGALFSASTVAYGFARLRFPGRDALFMLVLATMMLPSAVTMMPVFLIFRWLGWIDTLKPLWVPAFFGSAFYIFMLRQFFLSIPNELEDAAKIDGCSFYMTYWRIMLPQIKPALAAVTIMTFMGAWNDFRGPLIYISSPAHETLAYALQLFQNAHGGEPGMMMAASTMVMLPVLVIFFFTQRYFIEGVTLTGIKG from the coding sequence ATGAGTCGATTTCCGCCGGTTTGGATACCTACTCAGCAAGATCATGTACGTCTACATGGCGTAGATTATCCGGTCTACTGGACCGAATATCGGGGGAATAAACTCCTTGTTGCAGCTCTCGGTGATGTTACCCATGGCATGCGGCCTGTGGAGGTAATTTCGAAGGGGATTTATCGTGGACAGCGGTTATGGATTTCGGGCGCTGCGATGCATGAGGTAAGGCATTTTGCACCAAAATGGCAGAACTATGTGGATGCCTTACGTTTTCTTCCACCTGAAACCCATTACGGGCTGGTTTTTCTCATCAATACAGTAGAGATAACAGTGCTATCTATTTTAGGAGCTCTATTTTCTGCATCAACCGTTGCCTATGGTTTTGCTCGTCTGAGGTTTCCCGGTCGTGACGCTCTTTTTATGCTGGTGCTTGCGACGATGATGTTACCTTCAGCGGTCACGATGATGCCGGTTTTCCTGATCTTTCGTTGGCTTGGCTGGATCGATACTCTTAAACCTTTGTGGGTGCCCGCCTTTTTCGGCTCGGCCTTCTATATCTTTATGTTGCGACAGTTCTTTCTTAGTATCCCCAACGAGTTAGAAGATGCGGCGAAGATAGATGGTTGTTCGTTTTACATGACCTATTGGCGCATTATGCTGCCGCAGATTAAGCCTGCTTTGGCTGCAGTTACCATTATGACGTTTATGGGAGCCTGGAACGACTTTCGAGGGCCGCTGATATACATCAGTTCTCCTGCCCATGAAACGTTAGCCTATGCTTTACAGCTTTTTCAGAATGCGCACGGTGGAGAGCCGGGGATGATGATGGCCGCCTCCACCATGGTGATGCTGCCAGTATTAGTGATATTCTTCTTCACACAACGTTACTTTATTGAAGGAGTGACACTCACGGGTATCAAAGGATGA